The DNA segment GCGGAACAACGCCTCGGCGAACTCAAAGGCATCGGCGCGGCGTTGCAACAGAAAATCACCGAGTTGGTGACGACCGGACGGTTGCGGTATTACGAGGAATTGAAAGCCTCCGTGCCCGCGGGTCTGGTGGAAATGTTGGACGTGCCCGGTTTGGGGCCGAAAAAAATCATCGCACTCAACCAACAGCTCGGGGTGGACTCGCTCGAAAAGCTCGAAGCGGCGTGCCAGGCGGGGCGAGTGGCAAAGCTGCCGGGATTCGGCGCGAAGACGCAGGAGAATTTGCTCAAAGGCATTGCGTACCGTCGTCTCTACGCGCAGCGCACGCGCCTGGATGAAGCTTTGCAGGCCGCGGAGCCGATTCTGGAAAATTTGCGACAACATCCGCAGGTGCTGCGGTGCGACCTGGCGGGCAGTTTACGGCGCTGGCGCGAAACCATTGGCGACATTGATTTCCTGGTTGCCTCGCGCCAACCAGTATCGGTCATCGAACATTTTGTGGCGTTGCCGGACATTCGCAACGTGGTGGTTCAGGGCGACACCAAAGCCAGTGTGCTTCTGGCCAACGGCATGCAGGCCGACCTGCGCGTGGTCTCCGACGCGGAATATCCGTTTGCGCTGGCTTACTTCACCGGCAACAAGGAACACAACATCGTGATGCGGCAGCGCGCCATCGCGCGCGGTTTGCGACTCAACGAGTACGGCCTGTTCAAGTCCAAGCAGGAAACCCGCGATCCCAAACTGCGGTTGCCCTGTAAAACCGAGGCGGACATTTTTACCGCGCTGGACCTCGCTTATGTGCCGCCCGAGATGCGCGAAGATCACGGCGAATTTATGGCGGCGGAGCAGGGCAAACTGCCCCGGCTGCTCGAATGGACCGATCTCAAGGGCGCTCTGCATAATCACACGACCTGGAGCGACGGCCATAATACCTTGGAGGAAACCGCCGCGCACATGGACGAGTTGGGTTTGCAATACTGGGCGGTTACCGACCATTCGCGCGCCGCGTTTCAAGCCAATGGACTGGATCCGAAACGGTTGCGGGAACAGATCAAGGCGATTGCAGCGGTGAATCAAAAACTGGCGGATGCGGGACAGGAATTTCGTTTGCTCACGGGCAGCGAGGTGGACGTGCTGAAGGATAAATTGGATTTCGATGATCGGTTGCTCGCCGAACTGGATGTTGTCGTTGCCAGTCTGCACGTGCCCGCCAAGGATGAAGCCGAAAACACCAGACGCCTGATTCGCGCGGCGGAAAATAAATACGTCCATATCCTGGGCCACCTGACTGGACGGCTGCTGCTCGAACGGGAACCTTACCCGGTCAATCAAGAAGCGGTCATTGACGCCTGCGCCGAAACGGGCACGTGGATTGAGTTAAATTGCAATCCGTGGCGGCTGGATTTGGACTGGCGCAAATGGTTTTACGCGCGGAGCAAAGGTGTAAAATGCGTCATCAATCCCGACGCCCACCGCAATGGCGATGCGGGATATTTGCGACTCGGCGCCGGGGTGGCGCGCAAAGGCTGGCTCACCAAGGCGGATGTCATCAACACGCTACCGTTGGCGAAATTGCGGAAGGAACTGACGAAGAAGCGGGGCAAATAGGCCATTTGCGGCAAATCAATGAAAGCCCTAAAAGCATCAAGCCGAGACTGGAAGGCTCAGGAACAACTTGCAAGGAAACTGAATTCCAATATGCACTGGATGGCCCAGCCTGACCGTCGCCCCACCTAAGAACCGAAAAGTCGGACGGCCCACTTGACGTAATTCCAGGCAAGCGCATCACTCCGTCAACCCACAACTCCGCACTTCCAGCAGTGTGGCTATATCTTAATTGATAATCGTGATAACCAGCACCCACTCCATCCATCACGAAAACTGGCCCGTAGGCAAATGCGCCCGCTCGAACAATCGGGTCTCCGTTCGCTTTGGCAGCAAACCACAGATTGTAGGTCCCCACCTGAACGAAACTATTCTCATACGAACGGCCGGACTGTAGTACTCGCATATTGACCGATAGTATCCAGTCGCTCTGAGCCAGAGCTGCAGAACTTAGCTGCCCGGAATACCAAAGAGTGCCTCCAGCTCCAACCTGTGTACTCCACGCTGCCACACCGTCATCATTTTGAATCGCTGACGCTGTGCCGCCAGTCCCGCTGGTAACGAGCGTGAACCCTTCAGTTGTCGGGTCGTTCGCACCGTAATGCTGGTATAGCACCCCTTGGCCAAAGATTGGAATTGAGAGTCCGAGCACAACGACCGCTGTGATGAGAATGCGTGTATTCATAATCGTCTTGCGAGGTGGCCTAAGAGTTGAGTGAGCGACGGTTGCATTGGCTTGTTTGTCGCGTGATAATTGTGTCCGTAAATTGAGCTCGCCCAAACTACTTGTCAAGCTGTGATCCTTCCCAACGGTCAGCGGGGAGTGTGTTCAATGGTGCCACTCGGAAAATGGTGCGTT comes from the Verrucomicrobiia bacterium genome and includes:
- the polX gene encoding DNA polymerase/3'-5' exonuclease PolX, translating into MDKERVAEILIEIGTLLELQGENPFKTRAYQNGARMIESLNEPLATVVAEQRLGELKGIGAALQQKITELVTTGRLRYYEELKASVPAGLVEMLDVPGLGPKKIIALNQQLGVDSLEKLEAACQAGRVAKLPGFGAKTQENLLKGIAYRRLYAQRTRLDEALQAAEPILENLRQHPQVLRCDLAGSLRRWRETIGDIDFLVASRQPVSVIEHFVALPDIRNVVVQGDTKASVLLANGMQADLRVVSDAEYPFALAYFTGNKEHNIVMRQRAIARGLRLNEYGLFKSKQETRDPKLRLPCKTEADIFTALDLAYVPPEMREDHGEFMAAEQGKLPRLLEWTDLKGALHNHTTWSDGHNTLEETAAHMDELGLQYWAVTDHSRAAFQANGLDPKRLREQIKAIAAVNQKLADAGQEFRLLTGSEVDVLKDKLDFDDRLLAELDVVVASLHVPAKDEAENTRRLIRAAENKYVHILGHLTGRLLLEREPYPVNQEAVIDACAETGTWIELNCNPWRLDLDWRKWFYARSKGVKCVINPDAHRNGDAGYLRLGAGVARKGWLTKADVINTLPLAKLRKELTKKRGK